The region CATCGATGACGGCAAGTTGAATTTGTCCGTTAATTTCTAATCCCAAGCTGATGCAAAAAATTGGAAAACGATGAATGTAATTCGTAGTGCCATCTAAGGGATCCAAAATCCAGCGACCCTTTTCCCCTGCAGTTTCCCACTGGACTTTCGCCCCAGCGGCATAAGATTCCTCTCCAAGAAACTCTATGTCGGGAAAATTTTTCTTAAGGTAGTCAGAGATGACTCGTTCTGATTCCTTATCCGCCTCAGACACAAGTCCAGCCTGGAATTTATGTTCGATGTGCTCTAAGTTACCGAAATAATTGAGAAGGACTTCTCTGCCAAGACTCACAGCCTTGATGGCCGTACCTAAGACCTGCTTCCAATCCCTTGATTTTACGCTGCTTTCCACGATGTACCTCACAAGTCAGGACCGTCAGGTTATTGACCGGTTCCAGGACTTAAAGCTACCATGGATATAAGGCCAAAGGAAGGGCCCTAAACTTAAGCATTTACGCGGGTTTTAACACGATGAGGATTCAAAAAATGGCAGCGAAATCAGATACGGTTGTAAAACTAGTGATAGTTTTGTTCATCTCTCTTCTTTCTTTCTCGGTGGGATTGTTCGCCGGTAAGAACTTTAGTGACAACCAACATACGATTTCACAACTTGAGCCATCTAAAACAGCGACTCGTGAAGTGGCTTCTGAACATGGTGCTCCTGCTGCAACTGGTGAAGCTAAATCTGGTGCAATGACTGACGAAGAAATCGCAAAGCTTGCTGAAGAGTTCGTCGCTGATGAAAAACCAGTAGCTGCGGGTCACGGTGAAGCTGCCGGTCACGGCGAAGCAAAAGCAGATGCTCATGGTGCGCCAGCTAAAGCTGAAGGCCACGGTGCGCCAGCAGTGGCCGCCCACGGCGCAGCAACAGCAGGTCACGGTGAGGCAGCTCCTGCCCATGGTGCTCCGGCTGCTGAACCTTCTTCTGTAGCTAAAGAGTTAGCAGCTGGTAAAGCTCCCCAGGCTAAAACGACAACAACGACTAAAACAACAACGACGGAAACACGCGTTCCTTCGTCATTGCCAGCAAACGTTGCTCAATACACGGTTGGCAAATTCACAGTGCAAGTGGCTTCTTACGGTGATGAAGCTGAGGCTCAAAAGTTTGCATCTGATTTGAAAGGCAAAGGTTACAGCGCTTTCTATGTTCCAGCGAACATCAAAGGTAAAACATGGTACCGCGTCAGTGTCGGCCAGTTCGCGACTTCGAAAGAAGCGGCTTCTTACAGAACTGAACTTATCAGCAAAGCAAAAGTGTCCTCTGCAATCGTTCAAAAAATCACTGAGTAATCTTCCTTCCTCAGCTTTCCCAACCGACTTGGTGTGAAAGAAAATTGAAAATCCGCAAAGCCTGCGCTTCCACGCAGGCTTTTTTTATTCTCTTTTTCCTGAGGCTCAGTGACAATGAACCATGCCAATTAATAATAAACCGTTAGTCGCAGTCATTATCGCTTTTGATCTTATTTTCATTTCTATCGGTTTATTTCTGTGGCTCTGTTGGACGGCTGCAGCCAGTGAACAAGGTGCCATTGCTTTGGTGTTTTATGCTCCAGTGCTATTTGCTCTGACGGCGACAGCTTTCTTTTTAGGAAGATACTCGGTTAAATCTACGTCACTTGGAAAAATTCCCAAGATGACTGCAAGTATTCTGGTACTGTTCTATTTAACGTTTTATGTATCGCCATTTATTGGGCTCGGAACATTCCCAAACAGCATTATCAACGGTGTTGCCAGTTCCTTTAAATTCCTTACTGGGAAAAGTCCGATGGAGTGGAGCAAGCCCCCCTAGTCCGACTTGGGTCGCGCTGCTCTCCTGTTGCTTATCAAAGCGTCCATTTCATTCTTGGTGTTTGTCTTAAGCAAGCACATGCTTAAACCAACACTGTGATGGAGGTTTTTCCTATGGGCAAATCCAGTCGTTTGATTCTAACTGGAACCATCTATTCTGTTCTGGGGCTTATCGCCCTTAGTTTTGCAGGCGTTACAACTCTGGCCGCAGTTCTAACTTTAGCTGCCGTGCTGGTGGTGGCAGGAATTGCACAAGTCGCTTACGGCATCCAAGGCGTTAGGACCGGACAGCTGTGGCCCCACGCAATCCTGGGGTGTCTTGCTATCGTGGCTGGGATCATCATTGCCAGAGATCCTTACGTGAACACGATGCTGTTCACCGCAATCATCGGCTTCATGCTGTTGGTGGGAGGCCTCGCTAAAGTCATCGGTGCTGCTGTTGAACGGAGCACAGGCTGGGGGTACTATTTTTTAAACGGTGTCGTTTCAATGATTCTGGCGGCGGTCATCTTTAACAGCTATCCGTATTCAGCCTATTGGGCGATCGGAACCTTCGTCGGTGTGGATTTATTAGTAGGAGGTTTGAGTTTAGTTGGGTTGGGATACACCCTTCGTCAGACAAGACAAGAAGCCGTGCAAAATATGAACTCTATGCTGCCCGAAACATATGACGAAATTGAGTACGAATACTTTCACAAACAAAATGCGCAACGAGATGACGACCGCAGCGGTGGTGGAAAAGAAAAAAAACGAGACAAAGACCCCGACGAGTCACCAACGATTCATTAGTTACCAGGCAAAATAAATTCCGGTGCGAATCAGAACACCGAACGTGGGATTAGGATCAAATTCCTGTCCCACCAAACCGCGGCCCTCTGCAGCCGCAATCACGCCAAGACTCTCGCTAAAGCCATAGGAAATATCTGAACCTGCAGCTAATCCGCCCATGTATTTAGAACCCGTGGATTCAGTCACGCTGGAGCCCGAAAGAGTTGTTGTGACATCTTCTTTATAGGTTCCAAGACCACCACCACCATAAACAGTGACTTGCATCGCTTTTTTACGCAGACGCCATAAATGCCAACGTCCCCAAAGCAATGTTTCTTGATGATCACGAGTGATCTTAAGAGTTGGATTCCCGCTATCTTGAGAGAACTTGGAATATTCAAATAACAAAGACCAGGAAGCTTTACGGTAGGCGACGCTAAAATTCATCGGTGTTTGCTCGACGTAATTTTCAGAAGCATCTTTCTCGTATCGAACTTCATAAGCCAGGGGGTATATTTGAAAGTGATTAAGGGGCAAAACGCGAACATTTGCAGGTTTAGCTGATTTTTTAGAATTGTCTACAGAAGCTTCCTGCGCCGAAGCTGCTGCCGTCATCAGAACTGCAAATACAACAACGATAAATCTCATTTTTTTGCCGCCGTCGTATCCGTAATTTGATAACGTTTTGCTGCTGCTACGCAGATTTTATTCGTGTTCTCTTCTGTCGAATTAATAACCTCAACCAAGAATTCACATTCTTTTTGGCTCATGTCTGAAATCACGCTTGAAAGTATGCTTAAAAAGCGAGTCGGCGGATAGTACTGAGTTGAATCATAGGCTAAGAAGTCTTGGCGCAAAACCGGAAGTGCCGCCACTAACCAAGTCGCCATTTTCTTACGCATTTCGATAGAATCAACTCCACGTGTTTCCGCAGCCGTATCAGTGAATAGCTTCAACAAACGGGAATACTTTGTTCCCAATGCATAAGAAATATCACGCATGTATTCTTCATAAGATTCACGATTATTGAAGTTCGTGTATGTCGCTGCGAAATCGCGCAATCTATCCGCCTTTACTAAGCTGACAACTTCATACTGTGCAATATTCAAAGAACGTTGACGTTTATAAGCCGGCAAAGAGGGAGAAATGAAATCAGGATCACCTGTATACACCCAGCCCCAGAAGTCTGCCAGACCTTCATTCAAGCCACGGTGATAATAGCGATTGTAGTAACGCTTTACCAGTTTCTCAGAAGCAGGGCTAACCATACGACCCGATCCTAATTTTGGATTGGAATCTGTTTCCACACGTGGATTAGGTTTGGCACTTAATACATCACCTTTACCTGTTTCAACTCCTGCAGCTTGCAGGAATTGCCGACGATCATGAATAGAGCCTGTGTCGATTTGGCCGTCGGTAGCAGAAGAGTCCTCAAAACCCTTCATCACCAATTTAAAATACAAGGAATGGAAATGTTCATGAGCTAAAATTCCACCATTCACAGCAATCGGTAGGTCTTTGTTCGTGTAAGGTACGATCAAAATAGAATCCGTCGTTCCATCGTACAAAGCATTGTTTATTAAACCACTTGATTCACGAACCGAAACGCCGATATCGCGCGGCCAATGGTTCACTCCACCGGCGCCGACTTCCTCATCCAATTTGGCAAGACTTTGCATGTGAGCATAGATAGCCACTAACTGCTGGCTTTGCTCGTTGGCTGGAATGTATTTACCGTCGGTATTTTTAATAAAACGACCCTGCGGCGCAGGACCATTCAAACGGTTATCAAGAATGCGCGGACTGATGAAAAAACGAACGAAGCGTCCGGAAACCTCACGCAAATTATCTAAACCTGAAAGTTCGATGAATTTAAGGGAGTACCCGTTTTTGCTGTCATTGATGGGAGATAGAACCTCAACGGAGCCAGAAACTTCGGACGTGTTGTCCTGACCAGAGCAAGCTGTGACAGCCATGGCCAACAAAACAACTGCTGTGATTTTAGGAAGAACACGCTTCACAAAGTCCCTTCCAGGCACTATAAAAACTGGTGCCTCGTTCGGTCTTCGACCAAATGCGTTATAGTTTTAGCGGAAGTTCACAAAAAACTCAATGATAACTTAGGGATAGACAAACTTTGTCAGTCCCTCTAAAACTTCGACAGTCGCCCTTAATAAGGCTTCGGCGCCCCAGGCCCGCTCGATTTAGGAGAGCTCTCATGGATGTATTGGAATTTGTTACGAAAAATTTGAATCCAGCACAAAAGGACGCCGTCGAAACCTTGCAAGGCCCGGTTTTGATTTTGGCCGGTGCGGGTTCGGGGAAGACCCGCGTACTTACTCACCGTATGGCAAATATGATTGGTAACGGAGCTGCCAGCCCCGATGAAATCTTAATGGTGACCTTTACCAATAAGGCTGCCAAGGAAATGGAACATCGTATTTACAAGCTTTTGACGGACCTTCAAGTGCCGGTTCATAGCCAGCTTTGGATTTCAACGTTTCATAGCTTCTGCGTACGCATCCTTCGCAATCACATCACTCTTTTGGATTATAAGCCGTTCTTTGGGATCTATGATTCTTCGGACACTCTTTCACAAATTAAGAAGGTCATGACGGCGTTGAATATCAACGACAAGATTTATCCGGCCAAGAATTTCCAAAGCCGTATTAGCAGCGCTAAAATGATGGGACTGAATCCCGAACAATTTGAAAAGGGCAACAAGCGTTTGATGGATCAAAAAACCGTCGACGTCTACAAAGCCTATGAAGCGGAAATGAAGAAAGCAAATAGCTTAGACTTCGACGATCTTTTGATGAAGACGTACGAACTTTTCCGTATGTATCCAGACATCCTCGCCATGTACCAACAAAAATTCCGCTTTATCATGGTGGATGAGTACCAAGATACGAATCACATTCAGTACCTGTTAGTGCAAATGCTGGCGAAAGCCCATCGCAACTTGTGTGTGGTCGGTGACGAAGATCAATCCATCTATTCTTGGCGTGGAGCTGATATCAGCAACATCTTGGATTTCGAAAAAGACTTTCCGGAAGCCAAAGTGGTAAAGCTTGAAGAAAACTATCGTTCTTCAGCAAATATTGTTAACGCCGCAACGGCGGTTATTAAAAACAATACTCAGCGCAAAGACAAAACTCTGTTCACTTCGAATCAAGAAGGCGATCTGATCAACGTACGCGAAGAGCGTAATGAATACGACGAAGCTAAATTTGCGGCTAAGACAATTCAAACAATGATCAATGATGGCGAAGGGTCTTATAACGACTATGCGATTTTCTATCGCACGAATGCTCAATCCCGTGTCCTGGAAGAGCAGCTTCGCACCCTGGGCATTCCTTATCGCTTGGTCGGCGGCGTGCGCTTCTATGAGCGCATGGAGATCAAAGACATCTTAAGCTATCTGAAACTGTCTGTGAACCCTGCGGATGATATCGCATTCAAACGTGTGATCAATGTTCCCGCTCGCGGCATCGGTAAAACCACTGTCGAAAAAATGGAAGAACTGGCTCATCAAAAAAATCTTACCTTGATGGAAGCCGCAGAAAAAGCTGTGAACGAGCGCCTGTTCAATGCTGGAACTTCTGGAAAAATTCGCAGATTCCTGGATTTAATGAAAGACCTTCAAAGCAATGCGACCGAATTCAAATTGACTGATTTCTATCACATCGTTCTGGATCGCACTGAATACTTGATGGCTTTAAAAAAGGACGAGTCCGAAGAAGCCAAAGCGCGTATCGAAAACTTAGAAGAGTTGGACAATGCTATTGCTCAGTTCTCCAAAGAGCGTGGGGAAGAATCCACTTTGACAAGTTTCCTTGAAGAGATGGCTTTGGTGAACGACGTCGACTCTTTGGATCAAAATCAAAATTCGGTGACGATGATGACTTTGCATATCTCCAAGGGTTTGGAATTCCCTTATGTCTTCGTGGTGGGTCTAGAAGAAAACCTTTTCCCAAGTTCTCGCAGTGCCGAATCTGAATCAGATGACGACATCCAAGAAGAACGTCGTTTGGCTTACGTAGGCATGACTCGCGCACGCCAAAAGTTATGGTTAACATATGCGAAGGTGCGCCGAGTATGGGGTCAGGAACAATTCAATCCACCGTCTCGCTTTATCAAAGAAATTCCGACTCAATTTGTAAATTTCAAATCGGCAGCTGCGGAAGCTCCCCGTTTTGTATCGCGATACGGTGCTAATAGCGGTAATGATGAGTACTTCCCAAGCGCTTGGTCTTCGTCAGGCAGCAGCGATCGCAATAAGCCACGCGGCGGCGATGATTTCGATACTCAAGACTTCCCGGATTATGATGACGAAGGCTCCTCTAACAAGAGTTCTTACTCTAAGGGAATGCGCGTTCGCCATCCGACATTTGGCGTCGGCACAGTGTATTCAACCGAAGGTGCTGGAGATAATTTGAAAGTCAGCGTTATGTTCACAGACAATACCGTTAAAAAGTTTGTCGTGAAGTACGCCCGCCTTGAGAGAGTTTAATACAATTGAGGTTGACTCCTTTTTGATAAACAACAATCATTTTTGTTGGACACATAAAGGAGTCATCAATGAACAAACTTATCGTAGCAGCAGCAGTCATCGCTTCAGCATTGTGCTCAGTAGCATCTGCAAAAGATTATTCTTCAACTTCATTCACTTCATACAGCTCTCAGCCGTTGAACGAAGTAACTACTAACCTTACTCAAGGTTACTTTTACTCTGGCAACCGTTACAAAGATGGTGACAGCGGTTCAGCAATCGTTGCAAGCGCTTCTTACCTTCGTTATTTGAAAGACGGATGGCAAGTTGGTGGTGAAGGTGGTCTTCAAATCCTTTCTGAAGAATGGTCTGGAACTCGTGACAGCGAAACTTTGTTAACTGTTGTTGGTATCGGTGCCTACAATTTCGAATCAGACATCAAAACATCTTTGTATGCTAAAGCTGGTGTAGGTCTATATCCAGTTCTAGACAACATGGGTGAGTACAAGTCTCAACTTGGTTTCTTCATCGGTGGTGGTAAACGCTTCCAAATCTTTAACTCTATCACTTACACTCCAGAGCTTCGCCTTGAGAAAAAAGGTGACTTGGATTTGGGTGTAAACATCGCTTTCCTAAACTTTTCTCTTTTCTGGAACTAATTGTTTCTGAAAGTTTGAATTTGAAAAGGCTCTGGGTGACCAGGGCCTTTTTTATTATCTTAGTCCTGTTTTTTCCGAAGTATTTTCCTGAAGTCAGATAGCTTTTGAACTTCGGTTTTAAGTTGTTACGCTTAATGTATGACAACAACATTCAAATATTTGTTCGTGGTTCTTAGCCTCATCTTATCATCCGTCAGTTTTGCAGCTCCCCGTCCCGGCTTTAAACTTGTCGGCCCTAAAGCAGTCACTGAAGACAACGTGAAATTCCGTTGGATGAGCAACGATGGTGAGATCATCTTAAATTGCTCTCATGTTTACGACAGACCTGATGCATGGGACTGGGATGTATGGTGTGGCAAGGGCACAAAGATGTTGCGCGAATTTCGCGTGCACTTTTTAGTTCAAGAATACAATCATCCCAGCAAAGATAAAAAAGCATTCCAAGTCTTGTACTGGGTGATAGACAGAAATTCTGAACCCCGAAAGTTCGATTCAATGTCACAGTGGCTGTCATTCAATGGCAAACCCAATGTGGAATTCTTTAATTTTTCAGTGGGTGTAGAAAATGACTACGGCATCCTAGAACTCGAATACCGCCCCTAGGTAACAGGATTTTTCGCAGCCTTTAGCTGATTCCACTCTTCCAGATAATGATGCAGTTCGGGCTTTTTGATTTTCTCTGGTGCCGGGCTGACATACTTCGCATCCACACCATCCCAACCTTTATAGTAGCGGGTATTGCCATCACGAGCTGTTTCGTAATTGGGAACAAGATAAGTTTTGCCACCGCCATCTGGGATATCCACAGACAGATTCGGCATCGCAAGACCTGACAGATGCCCCCACAATTCACGTTGAATCTCCATCGAGTCTTCAATCGAAGTACGCAAGTGATCCGTGCCTTGCGAAGGATCGCATTGGAACATGTAATAGGGTTTCACACGCAAGAAAAGCAAACGACGGTTCAGTGCCTGCACCAAAGCTGGATGATTGTTCACGCCATTTAACAAAACCATTTGGTTCATCACTGGAACGCCGTTATCCACAAGCTTTTCAAGACCGGCAGCGGCCTCTGCAGTGACTTCGTTAGGATGATTAAAGTGCGACATCAAAAATACGGGTTTGTGTTTTTTTAAAATTTTCACTAGGTCATCAGTGATACGCATTGGACATACCACGGGCATGCGCGAACCGATGCGAATTATTTCCACGTGCTCGATCGCTCGTAAATCACCCAAGACTCGATCCAGCTGTGCATCACCGACTGTTAATGGATCACCACCCGATAAAATAACTTCGCGGATTCCAGGATGAGATTTGATATAGGCGATCGCCTTTTCATATTCATCGTTGCGAATGAATGCTTGCTCTTGACCCGTAAAATGTTTGCGAGTGCAAAAGCGGCAATAAACGCTGCAAATATCGGTGATCAAAAATAAAACGCGATCGGAATAGCGATGAATCACACGAGGTGCTGGATTGTTTTTTCTCTCGCCCAAAGGATCGAGCATCTGCTGCAAACCCTCTTCGATTTCAAACTTTTGTGGCATCAGGATTTGACGAATAGAATCGCCTTCACCACCTGCTAAGCTTGCATAATACGGAGTTGTGCGAATATTAAATAACTCCGCGCCTTCACTGAAAGCAGCTCGCTCAATTTCGCTCAGTTCAAAATGTTTTTCGAAGTCAGTTTTAGATTTCAACGAATGACGAAGCTGCCAGGTCCAATTGTTCCAATCGGATTCAGCGATATGTTCAGGCTTAGGGGCAGAGGGAAAATGCAGCTTCATTGGAGGCTGTTATCGATGAAAAATCCCACTTTCGCAAGGGGAAGCGCCATAAAGTGGCATTTTCTGAGGGATTTAAGAAGACATCCCCCCACCTCTATAAACTACTGTTTTCGTTGATATATTTCAAAATCTCACATTGAAACTCCAGAAGTTCGACATGTGAGTTTTTCTAGAACACCTCTCTCATAATGAGAATGGCCAACATTTTCGCACGCTTACACGCGCCAGACTCTCACTCCCAAGTTGGCTCGGCCTTGGCTTTACAACTAAGTAGGAAAGAGGGTCTGGAAGACCTATTAACCAGGAGGCTTTATGAACTTTAACGATAACAAAAAAAAATGGGCCCTGACAGGTGTCTTACTTGCTGTACTCGGCTTCAATATCTCACCGCCTAAATCTATGAAGAGTTTTACTCTGACTGATATGGCATCATCTGCGGAAGCAACATCGACTCGCTTCTCTAATGATGGCAGCGAATATCTAGCTGATATCAGACAAAGCGGTGACGATCTTATCGTTAATGTTGGTAAACTCCAAAAAACTGAAAGCGGCGCGATGGTCTTGTGCACTAAAGACTGCGGTAGAACTTTGTTATTACCGAACGCTGTCGGAACAAAAACTGAAGACATCAAATTACTTCTACAAAAAGCTATGAGCGAGTCTCAAGAAATCGAAGTTGCGAAATCCGATCGTGGTTCTGAGCGCGTAAAAGCAGTTCGCGAAGAGAAGTCAGATAAAAAATCTGCTAAAGCTGATAAATCTGACAAAGCAAAATCCGATAAAGCTGATGCAACTGCAAAGCTTATGGCAGCCGTTGAAACTTGTAAGGACGAAAACGAAGCAACAGCTGAAATCACTCAGTGTATTTCTGACGAAACCATCTCTATCTTTGAGGACACCGATCGCAAACAAATCGATTCTGCAAAATTCACTTCGATCTTAACGAAAGAAATGATTCTTCCATTGGGTGAAGAGCTTTCTAACATTCGCGATAACGAACAGTATTCATACGCGAACAGAAATATGATGATGGCTAAAATGAAACAAATTCTGACGCCACTATCATCTTTGATAAACAACGCTTCGGTATCAAAAACGCAAACTGCGAAAGACATCCAAGAAAGATACAACTTGTTGGTTAAAGCGACCCTTCAAGATGCCAAAGCTGCTTGGGATAGTAAGGACCTATCATCTTTCCAATACCGCTCTGACGACTTGAAGATGTGGTCTTCTTACATGGCTGGTTCAAATATCTATAATAAAGGTATGAACGAGGCGAGTCAGATGTCAGTGAATCTACAGAACCAAATCGCGAC is a window of Bdellovibrio sp. SKB1291214 DNA encoding:
- a CDS encoding SPOR domain-containing protein: MAAKSDTVVKLVIVLFISLLSFSVGLFAGKNFSDNQHTISQLEPSKTATREVASEHGAPAATGEAKSGAMTDEEIAKLAEEFVADEKPVAAGHGEAAGHGEAKADAHGAPAKAEGHGAPAVAAHGAATAGHGEAAPAHGAPAAEPSSVAKELAAGKAPQAKTTTTTKTTTTETRVPSSLPANVAQYTVGKFTVQVASYGDEAEAQKFASDLKGKGYSAFYVPANIKGKTWYRVSVGQFATSKEAASYRTELISKAKVSSAIVQKITE
- a CDS encoding HdeD family acid-resistance protein, which produces MGKSSRLILTGTIYSVLGLIALSFAGVTTLAAVLTLAAVLVVAGIAQVAYGIQGVRTGQLWPHAILGCLAIVAGIIIARDPYVNTMLFTAIIGFMLLVGGLAKVIGAAVERSTGWGYYFLNGVVSMILAAVIFNSYPYSAYWAIGTFVGVDLLVGGLSLVGLGYTLRQTRQEAVQNMNSMLPETYDEIEYEYFHKQNAQRDDDRSGGGKEKKRDKDPDESPTIH
- a CDS encoding ATP-dependent helicase, whose protein sequence is MDVLEFVTKNLNPAQKDAVETLQGPVLILAGAGSGKTRVLTHRMANMIGNGAASPDEILMVTFTNKAAKEMEHRIYKLLTDLQVPVHSQLWISTFHSFCVRILRNHITLLDYKPFFGIYDSSDTLSQIKKVMTALNINDKIYPAKNFQSRISSAKMMGLNPEQFEKGNKRLMDQKTVDVYKAYEAEMKKANSLDFDDLLMKTYELFRMYPDILAMYQQKFRFIMVDEYQDTNHIQYLLVQMLAKAHRNLCVVGDEDQSIYSWRGADISNILDFEKDFPEAKVVKLEENYRSSANIVNAATAVIKNNTQRKDKTLFTSNQEGDLINVREERNEYDEAKFAAKTIQTMINDGEGSYNDYAIFYRTNAQSRVLEEQLRTLGIPYRLVGGVRFYERMEIKDILSYLKLSVNPADDIAFKRVINVPARGIGKTTVEKMEELAHQKNLTLMEAAEKAVNERLFNAGTSGKIRRFLDLMKDLQSNATEFKLTDFYHIVLDRTEYLMALKKDESEEAKARIENLEELDNAIAQFSKERGEESTLTSFLEEMALVNDVDSLDQNQNSVTMMTLHISKGLEFPYVFVVGLEENLFPSSRSAESESDDDIQEERRLAYVGMTRARQKLWLTYAKVRRVWGQEQFNPPSRFIKEIPTQFVNFKSAAAEAPRFVSRYGANSGNDEYFPSAWSSSGSSDRNKPRGGDDFDTQDFPDYDDEGSSNKSSYSKGMRVRHPTFGVGTVYSTEGAGDNLKVSVMFTDNTVKKFVVKYARLERV
- a CDS encoding KamA family radical SAM protein, whose amino-acid sequence is MKLHFPSAPKPEHIAESDWNNWTWQLRHSLKSKTDFEKHFELSEIERAAFSEGAELFNIRTTPYYASLAGGEGDSIRQILMPQKFEIEEGLQQMLDPLGERKNNPAPRVIHRYSDRVLFLITDICSVYCRFCTRKHFTGQEQAFIRNDEYEKAIAYIKSHPGIREVILSGGDPLTVGDAQLDRVLGDLRAIEHVEIIRIGSRMPVVCPMRITDDLVKILKKHKPVFLMSHFNHPNEVTAEAAAGLEKLVDNGVPVMNQMVLLNGVNNHPALVQALNRRLLFLRVKPYYMFQCDPSQGTDHLRTSIEDSMEIQRELWGHLSGLAMPNLSVDIPDGGGKTYLVPNYETARDGNTRYYKGWDGVDAKYVSPAPEKIKKPELHHYLEEWNQLKAAKNPVT